The Marinobacter sp. ANT_B65 genome has a segment encoding these proteins:
- the fliL gene encoding flagellar basal body-associated protein FliL, which yields MAENNAPAAAPAKKGKLKLIILVTLVVVLAIALSVAGTLWFLGGGLPGMGEDPAGQNDVAVETFTPSAYLEIEKALVTTVQSEGRQRYAQAYVALGATNAQALSAAQLHMPLIKSQLVMVLGNSDFTELQTPEGRRALVESMLTTVNQVLEQEGEPGVDQVLLRNFVVQ from the coding sequence ATGGCAGAAAATAACGCACCTGCGGCAGCACCGGCCAAGAAAGGTAAACTGAAACTGATTATCCTGGTAACGCTGGTGGTCGTATTGGCGATCGCCTTGTCTGTTGCGGGCACCTTGTGGTTTCTTGGGGGCGGGTTGCCCGGAATGGGTGAGGATCCGGCAGGCCAGAATGATGTTGCGGTCGAGACTTTTACTCCGAGCGCTTATCTGGAAATTGAAAAGGCCCTGGTCACGACGGTGCAGAGTGAAGGGCGCCAGCGTTATGCTCAGGCATACGTAGCTCTGGGCGCAACGAACGCTCAGGCGCTCTCGGCAGCACAGCTGCATATGCCTCTGATCAAGAGCCAGTTGGTTATGGTGCTTGGTAACAGTGATTTTACTGAGCTGCAGACACCGGAAGGCCGGAGGGCTCTGGTAGAGAGTATGCTTACAACGGTGAATCAGGTGCTGGAGCAGGAGGGCGAGCCCGGCGTCGATCAGGTGCTTTTGAGGAATTTTGTAGTGCAATAG
- the fliI gene encoding flagellar protein export ATPase FliI translates to MTSSLADRLDRYKAYLRTEPEPELSGRLTRMVGLTLECVGCPMVVGDRCVIKGEGTGTVEAEVVGFEDDKVYLMPLTAIEGLKPGARVVPLSAASRVPVGPLMLGRVVNGSGEPLDGKGPLQAEARVPLTGEIINPLNRAPVRQSMDVGIRAINALLTVGQGQRLGLFAGSGVGKSMLLGMMTRFTDADVTVVGLIGERGREVKEFIEDILGEEGLARSVVVAAPADDSPLMRLRAAMLTTRIAEYYRDKGKRVLLLMDSLTRYAQAQREIALAVGEPPATKGYPPSVFAKLPQLVERTGNGLPGGGSITAFYTVLTEGDDQQDPIADAARAILDGHIVLSRRLAEEGHYPAIDVEASISRVMPQVTETEHFARSQRFKQVYSRYQQARDLISVGAYVKGSDPETDFAITHIGNMRQFLQQGLNERASLAESIEGLLSVVPERRSPERRKSAVPDPAAANTNRGAG, encoded by the coding sequence ATGACGTCCTCCCTGGCTGATCGCCTGGATCGATATAAAGCATACCTGCGGACCGAACCCGAGCCGGAGCTGTCAGGTCGCCTGACCAGAATGGTAGGGCTGACTCTGGAATGTGTTGGCTGCCCGATGGTAGTTGGTGATCGCTGTGTTATCAAAGGTGAGGGCACCGGCACCGTCGAGGCTGAAGTTGTAGGGTTTGAGGATGACAAGGTCTACCTTATGCCATTGACTGCCATTGAGGGCCTGAAACCGGGTGCCAGAGTAGTTCCATTGTCTGCTGCAAGCCGCGTTCCTGTTGGCCCGCTTATGCTGGGCCGTGTGGTAAATGGCAGTGGTGAACCTCTTGATGGCAAAGGCCCACTCCAGGCGGAGGCGCGGGTTCCGCTTACAGGCGAAATTATTAACCCACTGAACCGGGCGCCGGTAAGGCAGTCAATGGATGTGGGTATCCGGGCGATTAACGCTTTGCTGACTGTAGGCCAGGGTCAGCGCCTTGGTCTTTTTGCCGGCAGTGGCGTAGGTAAAAGTATGCTGTTGGGAATGATGACCCGGTTTACCGACGCCGATGTAACTGTGGTTGGGCTGATAGGCGAGCGGGGCCGGGAGGTTAAGGAATTTATAGAAGATATTCTTGGTGAGGAAGGCCTGGCAAGATCGGTTGTGGTTGCCGCACCGGCTGATGATTCGCCTTTGATGCGTCTGCGAGCGGCCATGCTCACCACCAGGATTGCTGAATACTATCGGGATAAGGGCAAGCGGGTACTGTTGTTGATGGATTCGCTTACCCGATACGCCCAGGCCCAGCGCGAAATAGCGCTGGCCGTCGGGGAACCTCCGGCTACAAAAGGTTATCCGCCTTCCGTATTTGCCAAGCTGCCTCAGCTGGTGGAGCGCACCGGCAATGGTTTGCCTGGGGGTGGCTCCATCACAGCGTTTTATACTGTACTGACAGAAGGCGATGATCAGCAGGATCCGATTGCGGATGCAGCACGGGCGATTCTGGATGGACACATTGTTCTCTCGCGGCGGCTTGCAGAAGAGGGGCATTATCCGGCCATCGACGTAGAGGCTTCGATCAGCCGGGTTATGCCACAGGTAACCGAAACCGAGCATTTTGCCCGGTCCCAGCGTTTCAAACAGGTCTATTCGCGCTATCAGCAGGCCCGGGATCTGATCAGCGTTGGGGCTTATGTGAAGGGCTCTGACCCTGAAACCGACTTTGCCATAACCCATATCGGGAATATGCGCCAGTTTCTGCAGCAGGGTCTCAATGAGCGTGCTTCCCTGGCCGAGAGTATTGAGGGGTTGTTGTCTGTGGTGCCCGAGCGCCGTTCACCGGAACGTCGCAAATCCGCAGTTCCTGATCCCGCAGCTGCCAATACAAATCGAGGTGCTGGTTAA
- the fliP gene encoding flagellar type III secretion system pore protein FliP (The bacterial flagellar biogenesis protein FliP forms a type III secretion system (T3SS)-type pore required for flagellar assembly.), which translates to MIVATLKRFIPLAVMLGGLLWAPLSFADLPGIPAFTVQPGEGEGTQEYTVTLQILALMTALTFLPAMLMMMTSFTRIIVVFAILRQALGLQATPSNQILLGLALFLTIFIMKPVLEEANQVGLQPYLQEEVTSLEAVALASEPFKKFMLEQTREDDLALFMRIADVQYDTAQDVSFWILMPAFVTSELKTAFQIGFILFIPFLILDMVVASVLMAMGMMMLSPIIISLPFKIMLFVLVDGWALIMGTLAASYGI; encoded by the coding sequence ATGATAGTGGCAACGCTGAAACGATTTATTCCGCTGGCGGTTATGCTTGGGGGCCTGCTCTGGGCGCCACTGTCGTTTGCGGATCTGCCCGGTATTCCCGCCTTCACGGTTCAGCCCGGGGAAGGGGAAGGAACCCAGGAATACACGGTAACTCTGCAGATTCTGGCGTTGATGACCGCGCTGACATTTCTGCCTGCCATGTTGATGATGATGACTTCCTTTACCCGCATCATCGTTGTGTTTGCGATTCTGCGTCAGGCGCTGGGCCTGCAGGCAACACCTTCAAACCAGATACTCCTTGGCCTCGCTCTTTTTCTCACTATTTTCATCATGAAACCGGTACTGGAAGAAGCGAATCAGGTTGGACTGCAGCCATATCTTCAGGAAGAGGTCACTTCACTCGAAGCTGTGGCTCTGGCTAGTGAACCCTTCAAGAAGTTCATGCTGGAGCAGACCCGGGAAGATGACCTTGCGCTGTTTATGCGTATTGCTGATGTTCAGTATGACACGGCACAGGATGTCTCTTTCTGGATACTGATGCCTGCGTTTGTGACCAGCGAGCTCAAAACTGCATTTCAGATAGGGTTTATCCTGTTTATTCCGTTTCTGATTCTCGACATGGTTGTTGCCAGTGTTCTGATGGCAATGGGTATGATGATGTTGTCACCTATCATTATCTCGTTGCCATTCAAGATTATGCTGTTTGTTCTGGTGGACGGCTGGGCTCTGATTATGGGCACTCTTGCCGCCAGTTATGGGATATAG
- a CDS encoding flagellar hook-length control protein FliK, protein MAQMVLPQTQVPGIQNDPGVSKPGSDRENDIGESRYESVSRAEQKRVDQRKTDARNSEEQDQAQSATEAEPARKNDQSGEADNKVAATEGETVGDEVTGKENVAEVALEMEATATPLTFAELQALLLPVTGQTAVAGSVANNPAAIPGAGLFAGLVGSKPGTDGVNAGSQITDGLLSATGEKAGALSSSSLLTGTRFEATMELVSQQGIGNSASKLTAEAQVPLRSYATSVDVPVNHAEWGDKLMGKLSWLTAKNLSVAEIHLTPPDMGPMEVRVRVHNDQANITVHAANPVVRDQLELHSHRLRDMLGEQGLSLAQFDVSDNARNQHGGQGTGEGDGSSSGAGTELSAAENSDAEAQGGSLDLSWNGAVDIFA, encoded by the coding sequence ATGGCACAGATGGTTCTTCCCCAAACTCAGGTGCCCGGAATCCAGAACGATCCCGGCGTATCAAAACCCGGTTCCGATCGAGAGAATGATATCGGTGAAAGCCGGTATGAATCTGTCTCTCGTGCGGAGCAAAAACGTGTCGATCAGCGGAAAACTGACGCCAGAAACTCTGAAGAACAGGACCAGGCGCAATCAGCAACCGAGGCTGAGCCGGCCCGGAAAAACGATCAATCGGGCGAGGCTGATAACAAAGTTGCTGCGACTGAAGGCGAAACGGTCGGTGATGAAGTAACAGGAAAGGAAAATGTCGCGGAGGTAGCTCTCGAAATGGAAGCCACTGCGACTCCGCTGACCTTTGCAGAGTTGCAGGCTCTGTTGTTGCCTGTAACCGGGCAAACTGCTGTGGCAGGTAGTGTTGCCAATAATCCTGCCGCAATTCCGGGTGCTGGACTTTTTGCTGGACTTGTCGGGAGTAAGCCCGGCACTGACGGTGTGAATGCAGGGTCGCAAATAACCGACGGCCTGCTGTCGGCCACCGGCGAGAAAGCCGGCGCCCTGAGCTCTTCCAGCCTGCTGACAGGTACCCGCTTTGAAGCCACCATGGAGCTGGTTTCTCAACAGGGCATTGGAAATTCCGCCAGTAAGCTGACGGCAGAAGCGCAGGTGCCCCTGAGGAGCTACGCGACATCGGTCGATGTTCCTGTAAACCATGCCGAGTGGGGGGACAAGTTGATGGGGAAACTCAGTTGGCTGACAGCCAAAAATCTTTCTGTGGCCGAGATCCATCTCACCCCGCCTGATATGGGGCCAATGGAAGTTCGGGTTCGCGTTCATAATGACCAGGCTAATATCACTGTTCATGCGGCTAACCCGGTAGTGCGGGATCAACTGGAGCTGCATTCCCATCGTTTGCGCGACATGTTGGGTGAACAAGGTCTTTCTCTGGCCCAGTTTGATGTTTCTGACAACGCGCGGAACCAGCACGGGGGGCAGGGTACAGGTGAAGGTGATGGCTCATCTTCTGGCGCGGGCACTGAGCTCTCTGCTGCCGAAAACAGTGACGCGGAGGCTCAGGGGGGCAGTCTTGACCTGAGCTGGAACGGCGCTGTTGACATTTTTGCCTGA
- the fliN gene encoding flagellar motor switch protein FliN yields the protein MADDNKDGQELSEDEKLAAEWEAAMEETGEEATEEAQGDEWAQAMEEAGEDGGESADNGVRSAPMEDFGQSSLATEGSGPPPDLDVILDIPVSISMEVGNTQIPIRNLLQLNQGSVIELDRLAGEPLDVLVNGTLIAHGEVVMVNEKFGIRLTDVISPGERIKRLQK from the coding sequence ATGGCTGACGACAACAAAGACGGTCAGGAGCTGAGCGAGGACGAAAAACTGGCAGCCGAATGGGAGGCTGCCATGGAAGAAACTGGTGAAGAGGCTACTGAAGAGGCCCAGGGTGATGAGTGGGCCCAGGCCATGGAAGAAGCTGGTGAAGATGGCGGTGAATCCGCAGATAATGGCGTTCGCTCTGCGCCCATGGAAGATTTTGGTCAGTCCTCCCTGGCTACCGAGGGTAGCGGGCCGCCACCAGATCTTGATGTGATTCTGGATATTCCCGTCAGCATTTCGATGGAGGTGGGTAATACCCAGATACCTATCCGTAACCTTCTGCAGCTGAACCAGGGCTCAGTTATCGAACTGGACAGGCTGGCAGGTGAACCATTGGATGTGCTGGTTAACGGTACGCTCATTGCTCACGGTGAGGTGGTTATGGTTAACGAAAAGTTCGGTATCCGCCTGACCGATGTGATCAGCCCGGGCGAACGCATCAAACGGCTGCAGAAATAG
- the fliM gene encoding flagellar motor switch protein FliM, which translates to MQDLLSQDEIDALLHGVDDGDIDTYEDADETGVKSYDLASQDRIVRGRMPTLEMINERFARYTRISLFNLLRRNADVSTGGVQIMKFGEYVHTLYVPTSLNLCKVRPLRGTSLFVLDAKLVFKLVDNFFGGEGRHAKIEGREFTPTENRIVQMVLNQVFNDMQEAWQAVIKIDFDYLSSEVNPAMANIVSPSEVVVVSTFHIELDGGGGELHFALPYSMIEPIRDVLDAGVQSDVDDVDERWVNALQEDIKEVDVPVNTTVCRRRISLRDVAKLKAGDIIPVEVPEYLTVTANGVPIYKATMGTRDGKLALRIHERATRPKLKKQLKVGRNG; encoded by the coding sequence ATGCAGGATTTACTGTCACAGGATGAAATTGATGCGCTCCTCCACGGCGTGGATGACGGTGACATTGATACTTATGAAGACGCTGACGAAACCGGCGTAAAATCATACGATCTTGCCAGCCAGGATCGTATCGTCCGCGGTCGGATGCCCACGCTGGAGATGATCAACGAGCGATTTGCCCGTTATACCCGTATCAGTCTATTCAACCTTCTGCGCCGCAATGCGGATGTCTCTACCGGCGGCGTGCAGATCATGAAGTTCGGCGAATACGTCCATACGCTGTATGTGCCAACCAGCCTGAATCTATGCAAGGTTCGTCCGTTGCGGGGGACATCCCTGTTTGTTCTGGATGCAAAGCTGGTGTTCAAACTGGTTGATAATTTTTTCGGCGGTGAGGGGCGGCACGCAAAGATCGAGGGTCGGGAGTTTACGCCCACCGAAAATCGCATAGTACAGATGGTGCTTAACCAGGTCTTCAACGACATGCAGGAAGCCTGGCAAGCGGTTATCAAAATAGATTTTGACTACCTCAGTTCCGAGGTAAACCCTGCCATGGCCAATATCGTCAGCCCCAGTGAGGTGGTTGTGGTCAGCACCTTCCATATTGAACTGGATGGTGGCGGGGGTGAGCTGCACTTTGCTTTACCATATTCAATGATTGAGCCGATCCGGGATGTGCTTGATGCCGGAGTACAAAGTGACGTTGATGATGTGGACGAGCGTTGGGTCAATGCATTGCAGGAAGACATCAAAGAGGTGGATGTTCCTGTCAATACTACCGTTTGCAGGCGCAGAATTTCTCTGCGGGACGTCGCCAAACTGAAAGCCGGCGATATTATTCCGGTGGAGGTACCTGAATATCTGACAGTCACCGCCAATGGCGTGCCGATATACAAGGCAACCATGGGAACCCGGGACGGAAAACTGGCGCTTAGAATCCATGAGCGGGCGACACGGCCCAAGTTAAAAAAACAACTGAAGGTAGGACGCAATGGCTGA
- a CDS encoding Hpt domain-containing protein, protein MVDTPHLDEEALAELREVMEDEFPILIETYLMDSKERVESLKEAVANEDSDAFAKTAHSFKGSSINIGAPRLGELCLKAERVGQSEKLDEAPAVIEDIDAEFQRVTEAFHSLIGRSVG, encoded by the coding sequence ATGGTTGATACACCACACCTTGATGAAGAAGCTTTGGCAGAGCTCAGAGAGGTCATGGAGGATGAGTTCCCGATACTGATCGAGACCTATCTCATGGATTCGAAAGAGCGGGTTGAAAGCCTGAAAGAAGCTGTGGCGAACGAGGATTCAGATGCTTTTGCGAAAACCGCTCACAGCTTCAAGGGCAGTAGCATCAATATCGGAGCCCCTCGCCTTGGAGAGCTTTGCCTGAAAGCAGAACGAGTCGGTCAGAGTGAAAAGCTGGACGAGGCTCCTGCTGTCATTGAAGACATTGATGCAGAATTTCAAAGAGTTACCGAGGCATTTCATTCCCTGATAGGCCGCAGTGTCGGATAA
- a CDS encoding fused response regulator/phosphatase — protein MDVPATESDADSAAANGPLKVLIADDSDSDRLILKTLLTRLGHHVLDAANGHEAVALFHSEQPDIVLLDALMPAMDGMEAAREIKRCAGERMVPLIFITSLSAAEDLARCLEAGGDGFLSKPYNRVMIEAKINAFNRMRLMHQTLSEQRDLMHERNRQLLEEQHMARRVFDNVAHTGCLDAPNIRYHASPLSIFSGDVLFASPRPAGGMLVFAGDFTGHGLPAAMGAMPLAETFYGMARKGFDGADIIREINQKLVHILPKNMFCCGVMVEADFELSQLKVWNGGLPDGWLVGSSAALFRLPSRHLPLGILNAGQFNAEMETIRTCPGDRLLLMTDGVLECSNESGELFGERGVRLAVEGLDTTGRHPFDALMSGIQRFTGSQKFGDDLTLCCVEMDYQEGFAALPAGAVPSILAGPAEWTCMYEVREHSLGEFNPLPLLLHICMEVPGLRRKSGEIYTLLSELYNNALEHGVLELPSEWKYTPEGFGRYYSERALRLSRVSDHYIRFSFHHEPMQWGGRLRVICEDSGQGFDFQNHPVLQSTEMEQIGPRYAGRGLMLLKQLAESIRFHEQGNRVEINYDWYF, from the coding sequence ATGGATGTACCCGCCACGGAATCCGATGCAGACAGTGCCGCAGCAAACGGCCCTCTGAAAGTTCTCATCGCAGATGATAGTGACAGTGATCGACTGATTCTGAAAACCCTGTTAACGCGCCTTGGTCACCATGTGCTGGATGCGGCTAACGGTCATGAGGCGGTTGCGCTTTTCCATTCAGAGCAGCCGGATATCGTCCTTTTGGACGCATTGATGCCTGCAATGGACGGGATGGAAGCCGCGCGGGAGATTAAACGGTGTGCGGGTGAACGCATGGTGCCGTTGATTTTTATTACCTCCCTCTCAGCAGCAGAAGATCTGGCACGATGCCTTGAGGCCGGGGGCGACGGATTCCTCAGTAAACCTTATAACCGGGTAATGATCGAGGCCAAGATCAATGCCTTTAACCGGATGCGCCTGATGCATCAGACTCTGTCGGAGCAGAGAGATCTGATGCATGAGCGTAACCGGCAACTCCTTGAAGAGCAGCATATGGCGCGGCGGGTCTTTGACAACGTTGCACACACCGGGTGTCTGGATGCGCCCAATATCCGCTATCACGCGTCTCCTTTGTCGATCTTCAGTGGCGATGTTCTGTTTGCTTCACCTCGCCCAGCTGGTGGGATGCTTGTTTTTGCAGGTGATTTTACCGGCCACGGATTACCCGCCGCCATGGGAGCCATGCCTCTTGCGGAAACCTTCTATGGCATGGCTCGCAAAGGTTTTGATGGGGCCGATATTATTCGCGAAATCAATCAGAAACTTGTACATATACTGCCGAAAAACATGTTCTGCTGTGGGGTGATGGTTGAGGCAGACTTTGAGTTAAGTCAGCTGAAAGTATGGAATGGTGGTTTGCCTGATGGCTGGCTGGTGGGCTCTTCTGCTGCATTGTTTCGTCTGCCATCCCGGCATTTACCGCTGGGTATTCTGAATGCCGGACAGTTCAACGCTGAAATGGAAACCATCAGGACCTGCCCTGGTGACAGGCTGCTACTGATGACGGATGGCGTGCTTGAATGCAGTAATGAAAGCGGTGAGCTCTTTGGTGAGCGCGGTGTGCGGCTTGCGGTTGAGGGGCTGGATACCACCGGGCGACATCCGTTTGATGCTCTTATGAGTGGGATACAGCGGTTTACCGGGAGCCAGAAATTCGGAGACGACCTTACACTTTGCTGTGTGGAAATGGATTATCAGGAAGGGTTTGCTGCATTGCCTGCAGGGGCAGTACCTTCCATTCTGGCCGGCCCCGCTGAATGGACGTGCATGTATGAAGTCCGGGAACACTCTCTGGGAGAGTTCAACCCCTTGCCATTGCTGCTGCATATCTGCATGGAAGTGCCTGGGTTGCGGCGCAAGAGCGGGGAGATATATACCCTGCTCTCGGAGCTGTATAATAACGCGCTGGAGCATGGCGTGCTTGAACTGCCTTCTGAATGGAAATATACCCCGGAGGGGTTTGGCCGGTACTATTCCGAGCGTGCCTTGCGCCTGAGCAGGGTGAGCGATCACTACATCAGGTTCAGTTTTCATCATGAACCCATGCAGTGGGGCGGGCGCCTGCGAGTTATTTGCGAAGACAGCGGTCAGGGCTTTGATTTTCAGAATCATCCCGTTCTGCAATCCACGGAGATGGAACAGATTGGGCCCCGTTATGCGGGGCGTGGCTTGATGCTGCTGAAACAGTTGGCTGAATCTATCAGGTTCCATGAACAGGGGAACCGGGTGGAAATTAATTATGACTGGTACTTTTAA
- the fliJ gene encoding flagellar export protein FliJ: MLRSQRLGVVLSLEERKEQKALELMGQARELMEQHKGQVENLNRYQQEYRDQIRNSQHGVVQVSRLQAWQAFIAQLDQVILQQQKQLVQAEAVYEARRSEWQQAWERRRGMEKYIESCRKQEQNARDMQEQKLSDEAAGRAFSRRGR, encoded by the coding sequence ATGTTACGGTCCCAACGCCTGGGTGTGGTGCTTTCACTGGAAGAGCGCAAGGAACAGAAAGCGCTGGAGCTCATGGGGCAGGCGCGGGAACTGATGGAGCAGCATAAGGGCCAGGTAGAAAATCTTAATCGTTACCAGCAGGAATACCGGGATCAGATTCGCAATAGCCAGCATGGTGTGGTGCAGGTGAGCCGTTTGCAGGCATGGCAGGCGTTTATTGCGCAGCTTGATCAGGTTATTCTGCAGCAACAAAAACAGTTGGTTCAGGCTGAAGCGGTTTACGAGGCTCGCCGCAGCGAATGGCAACAGGCCTGGGAGCGTCGGCGAGGCATGGAGAAGTACATCGAATCCTGCCGTAAGCAAGAACAAAACGCACGGGATATGCAGGAACAGAAACTGTCTGATGAGGCTGCAGGGCGCGCTTTTTCACGCCGCGGCCGGTAA
- a CDS encoding STAS domain-containing protein: MPIHTRRGHDGKTLIIRIEGRFDFSTHQAFRDAYEHGGTGIHSYVVDLSEATYLDSSALGMLLLLRDYAGGDNATIAIENCNSDVRKILTISNFEQLFTIR, translated from the coding sequence ATGCCGATCCATACCCGCCGTGGTCACGACGGTAAAACTCTGATTATCAGGATTGAAGGCCGTTTTGATTTCAGCACTCATCAGGCCTTTCGCGATGCATACGAGCACGGTGGCACGGGTATCCATAGCTATGTTGTGGATTTGTCTGAAGCAACCTATCTCGACAGCTCCGCGCTCGGCATGCTGCTTCTGCTGAGGGATTATGCAGGAGGTGATAATGCCACTATCGCCATTGAAAACTGCAACAGCGATGTCCGAAAGATTCTCACCATTTCCAACTTCGAGCAATTGTTCACAATTCGGTAA
- the fliQ gene encoding flagellar biosynthesis protein FliQ, producing the protein MTPETVIDIVREALWMIVLLASVIIGPGLVIGLVVSTFQAATQINEQTLSFLPRLLVTLIVIIVMGPWMLTKLLDHAHRLISSIPFLIG; encoded by the coding sequence ATGACTCCGGAAACCGTTATCGATATCGTGCGGGAAGCCCTGTGGATGATCGTTCTTCTGGCCTCGGTGATTATCGGGCCAGGATTGGTGATCGGTCTTGTGGTGAGTACATTTCAGGCGGCCACCCAGATCAATGAACAAACGCTTAGTTTCCTGCCGCGTCTGCTGGTTACGCTCATTGTTATTATTGTGATGGGGCCATGGATGCTTACCAAACTTCTGGATCATGCACACCGGTTGATATCCAGCATTCCTTTCCTGATCGGCTGA
- the fliO gene encoding flagellar biosynthetic protein FliO, with the protein MRIKTSGLSLLFLVMPAFAEETAKATTGAPGRAPDTLGTLLSLGVGLVAVIAVIYGCAWIIRRMNGMTGMNNNAIKVVSVMAIGARERIALIEVGGQQILLGITPSAIRTLQVFEEPVVDAGNPNTGDFARRLQSMIGKSWTAPDKE; encoded by the coding sequence ATGCGGATCAAAACCTCTGGATTGTCACTTCTGTTTCTGGTGATGCCAGCTTTTGCCGAAGAAACAGCAAAAGCGACAACGGGCGCTCCGGGCAGGGCGCCGGACACGCTCGGCACCCTGCTCAGCCTTGGGGTTGGCCTGGTTGCAGTGATCGCAGTCATATACGGTTGTGCCTGGATTATCCGCCGGATGAACGGCATGACGGGCATGAACAATAATGCGATCAAGGTTGTTTCCGTAATGGCCATTGGCGCTCGCGAGCGTATTGCGCTCATAGAAGTGGGGGGGCAACAGATTCTTCTGGGTATTACCCCATCGGCCATCCGCACGCTGCAGGTCTTTGAAGAGCCGGTTGTGGATGCGGGCAACCCGAATACCGGCGATTTTGCCCGGCGACTGCAGAGCATGATCGGCAAATCCTGGACAGCCCCGGACAAGGAATGA
- a CDS encoding flagellar assembly protein FliH, with protein MKDSSKDLPRDPRQLPKEQLTAYERWELPLLDASGNEVAREEERDVKPLTAGDLADIRQAAREDGLNEGREQGLQEGRAEGYELGHKEGLETGLAEGRERGHSEGYDETRAEVAANLDRLELLLKELLLPIRQHQDELETSLLNLTMVLARAVVYRELSIDSSQIRQVVRRAVEALPSTADNVRIHVHPDDCSAVREVAERFEAAASVVEDDSILPGGCRVETRNSLVDFTVEKRFQRAVQSMLEQQTDDDSNGEPEELGALMEDLTDFQRDVLSSPDKTPDEEAVEEPSVGDISIESEPARNNPNEGKRDDVLPG; from the coding sequence ATGAAAGATTCCTCTAAAGACCTTCCCAGAGACCCCCGGCAACTTCCCAAGGAACAGCTGACCGCCTACGAGCGCTGGGAACTTCCGTTGCTGGACGCCAGCGGTAATGAGGTTGCCCGTGAGGAAGAGCGTGATGTCAAGCCTCTGACGGCAGGCGATCTTGCCGATATCCGTCAGGCGGCGCGGGAAGACGGCCTGAATGAAGGTCGGGAACAGGGGTTGCAGGAAGGCCGCGCGGAAGGTTATGAACTGGGCCACAAGGAAGGGCTGGAAACAGGTCTGGCTGAGGGCCGGGAGCGTGGACACAGCGAAGGCTATGATGAAACACGGGCAGAAGTAGCCGCAAATCTGGATCGTCTTGAACTCTTGTTGAAAGAACTCTTGTTGCCCATCCGTCAGCACCAGGATGAACTTGAAACTTCGCTTCTTAATCTCACCATGGTGCTTGCCAGGGCCGTTGTCTACCGTGAACTGAGCATAGATTCCTCACAGATCCGGCAGGTAGTACGCCGGGCGGTAGAGGCGTTGCCTTCTACGGCAGACAATGTCCGGATTCATGTTCACCCGGATGACTGCAGCGCAGTTCGCGAAGTGGCAGAGCGTTTTGAAGCGGCGGCCTCCGTTGTGGAGGATGACAGTATTCTGCCTGGAGGTTGCCGGGTTGAAACCCGCAACAGCCTCGTCGATTTTACCGTCGAAAAGCGCTTTCAGCGCGCTGTGCAGAGCATGCTGGAACAGCAGACAGATGATGACTCGAACGGTGAGCCCGAAGAGCTGGGCGCCCTGATGGAGGATTTGACTGACTTTCAGCGGGATGTTCTGAGTTCACCTGATAAAACCCCTGATGAAGAGGCTGTTGAAGAGCCCTCTGTCGGAGACATATCTATCGAAAGCGAGCCCGCCAGGAATAACCCCAACGAAGGCAAGCGTGATGACGTCCTCCCTGGCTGA